A window of Paenibacillus sp. 19GGS1-52 contains these coding sequences:
- a CDS encoding response regulator: protein MHRVIIVEDEFIVRYGIRSMIDWEKIGLDLIGEAANGKEALELIATGMPDILITDIKMPVMDGIELIAEVRRISPDIKIIILSNLEDFQYAKEAIKHGVSEYMIKSDMMPRDFEQALLKIKENLDAARNSKSDQTLLFRSEPAHKESFLLDLLERGSGKISEEGQILEKFGLSHFHPTYLLHISLNASELGYAERQSLIRRNLEQEGLPYSRTYEIFPDRQGEINVLFSASESEGNAGGAETELLRHQADQIIHRLFEQNGLSATLGISGRIREWSEVKIAYAQAVSAVKQKLFLGSGRVIVHGSDDLRINVSPMETIAISSLQVQSMVYAFQSKEITEYIEQLFEQLAVRRDAELVQIISLELLMILMTLWPDVSKDAQQVLELKKRYFEELSQLETLEQSRLWFIQAFDTLVQHMIEIYKGDRSSIIKATQYIQQYYHQEISLQSISSLVHLSKNYFANLFKKEVGESFLEYLTRIRIEKAKTLLTGELKAGEVGGLVGIQDPKYFSKVFKKITGLSPSEYRSLVREIHK, encoded by the coding sequence ATGCACCGTGTCATTATTGTAGAAGATGAGTTTATTGTAAGATATGGAATACGCTCCATGATTGATTGGGAGAAAATTGGGCTGGATTTGATCGGCGAGGCTGCCAACGGAAAAGAGGCGCTGGAACTTATCGCAACTGGCATGCCGGACATTTTGATTACAGATATCAAAATGCCCGTGATGGATGGCATCGAGCTTATTGCCGAAGTGCGGAGAATCTCTCCGGATATCAAGATCATCATTCTCAGCAATCTGGAAGACTTTCAATATGCCAAAGAAGCGATCAAGCATGGCGTATCCGAATATATGATTAAATCAGATATGATGCCCCGTGACTTTGAGCAGGCCTTGCTGAAAATCAAGGAAAACCTGGATGCGGCCCGAAATAGCAAGTCCGACCAAACGCTGCTGTTTCGCTCTGAGCCAGCGCACAAGGAGAGCTTTTTGCTGGACCTGCTTGAAAGAGGAAGCGGAAAAATAAGCGAAGAGGGACAAATTCTGGAGAAATTTGGTCTGTCTCATTTTCACCCCACGTATTTGCTGCATATTAGCCTCAATGCTTCAGAGCTGGGGTATGCGGAACGGCAGTCCTTGATACGCCGTAATCTGGAGCAGGAAGGGTTGCCTTACAGCCGGACTTATGAAATTTTCCCTGATCGGCAGGGTGAAATTAATGTATTGTTTAGCGCTAGTGAAAGCGAAGGGAACGCTGGCGGTGCCGAGACAGAACTATTGAGACACCAAGCTGACCAGATCATTCACCGCTTATTCGAACAGAATGGTTTGAGCGCGACCCTTGGCATTAGCGGCCGGATTCGTGAATGGTCAGAGGTCAAGATCGCGTATGCCCAAGCGGTGAGCGCAGTGAAACAAAAGCTGTTTCTCGGAAGTGGACGCGTTATTGTGCACGGAAGCGATGATTTGCGGATAAACGTATCTCCAATGGAGACCATTGCCATCAGTAGCCTTCAAGTCCAGTCCATGGTATATGCCTTTCAGTCCAAGGAAATTACGGAGTATATTGAGCAGCTGTTTGAGCAGTTGGCTGTAAGGCGGGATGCGGAGCTTGTACAGATCATTTCACTTGAACTACTAATGATTCTAATGACCCTATGGCCTGATGTCTCAAAAGATGCCCAGCAGGTGCTGGAGCTGAAGAAGCGGTACTTCGAGGAACTATCCCAGTTGGAAACACTGGAACAGAGCCGGCTGTGGTTCATTCAGGCTTTTGATACTTTGGTGCAGCACATGATTGAGATCTATAAAGGTGATCGCAGCAGTATTATTAAGGCGACCCAATATATCCAGCAATATTATCATCAGGAAATATCGCTACAATCTATCAGTAGCCTGGTGCATCTGAGCAAGAACTATTTCGCCAATTTATTCAAGAAGGAAGTAGGAGAAAGCTTTCTGGAGTATTTAACCCGGATTCGTATCGAGAAGGCCAAGACACTGCTCACGGGAGAACTGAAGGCGGGGGAAGTAGGCGGTTTGGTTGGGATTCAGGACCCGAAATACTTCTCCAAAGTCTTCAAGAAAATTACGGGGTTATCCCCCTCGGAATATCGTAGTTTGGTCCGGGAGATTCATAAATAA
- a CDS encoding ABC transporter substrate-binding protein has translation MTGISRIPAILLMFLFLLPGCSDFSSGERNEPPNPVPVEISFWNPFGGGEGEFVEQIIKNYNSTQNHVFVKQLRLESNDYYARLRIALSLGKGPDVAVAHSDRLSPFVKAKQILQLNALAEQAGFDFNEIGELNTQSVSYNGQYFAVPLDTHFHMLYYNKDILSKAGLLNPDGTPKLEEATPDGFIRFLRQIRSRVPEVQPLAINTPYFQESFLDLYYEAGGELLSPDMKKAAVYNDKAVQVIKFYQQLFAEGLSDLKDKTPWDSFYNGQAGMWFGGVWEAGHHLANKSLNIGIMPIPPIFGSSVHWGSSHTLIIPAYVSEQKQESAMDFMKYFSEVGGTIWGQAGHIPANLSVVQSADYQELPYRKLFILSRNNVKFAPKTDKYSALYTAISEDLQNMMQNQIQPEEGLKALNRRLDQILEN, from the coding sequence ATGACAGGAATAAGCCGGATTCCGGCGATTCTGCTGATGTTCCTGTTCCTCCTACCGGGATGTTCAGATTTTTCCTCCGGGGAACGGAATGAACCGCCCAATCCGGTGCCTGTGGAGATCTCCTTTTGGAATCCTTTTGGCGGAGGGGAGGGTGAATTTGTAGAGCAGATTATCAAGAATTATAACAGCACTCAAAATCATGTGTTTGTGAAGCAGCTGCGACTTGAGTCTAACGACTATTATGCCAGATTAAGAATTGCCCTGTCACTGGGCAAAGGGCCGGATGTGGCCGTTGCTCATTCGGACCGTTTGTCGCCATTTGTCAAAGCCAAGCAAATTCTGCAATTGAATGCGCTGGCGGAGCAGGCGGGATTTGACTTCAATGAAATTGGCGAATTAAATACTCAGAGCGTGAGCTACAACGGTCAATATTTTGCTGTGCCCCTCGATACCCATTTTCATATGCTCTATTATAATAAAGATATTTTGTCCAAAGCGGGGTTGTTGAATCCTGACGGAACACCGAAGCTGGAAGAGGCCACACCGGATGGTTTTATCCGTTTTCTGCGGCAAATTCGCTCGCGAGTACCAGAGGTGCAGCCTTTAGCGATCAATACGCCTTATTTTCAGGAATCTTTTCTGGATCTGTATTATGAGGCGGGGGGTGAATTGCTCAGTCCGGATATGAAAAAAGCGGCTGTATACAATGACAAGGCGGTACAGGTCATAAAGTTTTATCAACAGCTCTTCGCTGAGGGACTCAGCGATCTGAAGGATAAGACACCGTGGGATTCTTTTTATAACGGGCAAGCCGGAATGTGGTTTGGCGGGGTATGGGAAGCGGGGCATCATCTCGCCAATAAATCATTGAATATCGGAATCATGCCTATTCCACCGATATTCGGCAGTTCTGTGCACTGGGGAAGCTCCCACACTCTAATTATTCCAGCTTACGTCAGTGAGCAGAAGCAGGAAAGTGCGATGGACTTTATGAAGTATTTCTCCGAGGTGGGCGGCACGATCTGGGGACAGGCGGGGCATATTCCTGCGAATCTTTCAGTTGTGCAGAGCGCTGACTATCAGGAGCTTCCGTATCGTAAACTGTTTATTCTTTCGAGGAATAATGTGAAGTTTGCGCCTAAAACGGATAAATATTCGGCACTCTACACCGCTATTTCCGAGGATCTTCAGAACATGATGCAGAATCAGATTCAACCGGAAGAAGGTCTGAAGGCTCTAAACAGAAGACTGGATCAGATTCTGGAGAACTGA